A window of the Longimicrobium sp. genome harbors these coding sequences:
- a CDS encoding EAL domain-containing protein, protein MHCECRTDQRRVALLVRSFEEYPELEEFGKEHGWEFDLPLSAALVDVGEGRPMSGISDLANFLRTVLDPVRFRAVRAAWLRPEVPVHQQLPALIHAEGLGGLVSADSSELMPVLNEERIESWFQPVFHARTLELWGYECLMRGRALDGSLIPAPTLLGWAHQEHLTFMLDRVVRELHLRAIGRLSVPEHCRFLINFLPTAIYRPEFCLATTVRAARESGIAPERITFEVVESERTVDHDHLRGILSHYRAKGFGVALDDVGSGYSGLSLLADLAPDMIKIDRELVTKSVESPAHRGICASLVGLGRDNGHLVLAEGVETEAEWAVMEELGVDLLQGYLFGRPAPVPALDAEVGALV, encoded by the coding sequence GTGCACTGCGAATGCCGAACGGACCAGAGGCGCGTCGCGCTCCTGGTCCGCAGCTTCGAGGAGTACCCGGAGCTGGAAGAATTCGGAAAGGAGCACGGCTGGGAGTTCGACCTCCCGCTGAGCGCCGCGCTGGTGGACGTGGGCGAGGGGCGGCCGATGTCCGGGATCAGCGACCTGGCCAACTTCCTTCGCACCGTCCTGGACCCCGTGCGCTTCCGCGCGGTGCGGGCGGCCTGGCTGCGCCCCGAGGTCCCCGTCCACCAGCAGCTCCCCGCGCTGATCCACGCCGAGGGGCTGGGCGGCCTGGTCTCCGCGGACAGCTCCGAGCTGATGCCGGTGCTGAACGAGGAGCGCATCGAGAGCTGGTTCCAGCCCGTGTTCCACGCCCGCACGCTGGAGCTGTGGGGGTACGAGTGCCTGATGCGCGGCAGGGCGCTGGACGGGTCGCTGATCCCCGCGCCCACGCTGCTGGGGTGGGCGCACCAGGAGCACCTCACCTTCATGCTGGACCGCGTGGTGCGCGAGCTCCACCTGCGCGCCATCGGCCGCCTGAGCGTGCCGGAGCACTGCCGCTTCCTCATCAACTTCCTCCCCACCGCCATCTACCGCCCGGAGTTCTGCCTGGCGACCACCGTGCGCGCCGCCCGCGAGAGCGGCATCGCGCCGGAGCGGATCACCTTCGAGGTGGTCGAGAGCGAGCGCACCGTTGACCACGACCACCTGCGCGGCATCCTGTCGCACTACCGCGCCAAGGGCTTCGGCGTGGCGCTGGACGACGTGGGGAGCGGCTACAGCGGCCTGTCGCTGCTGGCCGACCTGGCCCCGGACATGATCAAGATCGACCGCGAGCTGGTGACGAAGTCGGTCGAGAGCCCCGCCCACCGCGGCATCTGCGCCTCCCTCGTCGGCCTGGGCCGCGACAACGGCCACCTCGTCCTCGCCGAGGGCGTGGAGACCGAGGCGGAGTGGGCGGTCATGGAGGAGCTGGGCGTGGACCTCCTGCAGGGCTACCTCTTCGGCCGCCCCGCCCCGGTCCCCGCCCTCGACGCGGAGGTGGGGGCACTGGTGTAG